The following are from one region of the Channa argus isolate prfri chromosome 6, Channa argus male v1.0, whole genome shotgun sequence genome:
- the LOC137129263 gene encoding olfactory receptor 10G4-like, with amino-acid sequence MTSNNTSIKITEFIISGFDSVNMPVAVGVVILIVYVVCCLANIINILFIVYDKKLHKPMYLLICNLAVVDILYTSSASPTMIRTLVAGVKTISYVPCLIQMFAFNFGAIKETLALSVMAFDRLLAISCPFQYHSYLTNGRTLVLIFILWVVGCCLTAVFPATVIPLPHCYSVLKYAFCDYPALIRTTCADHEYYFNMIAIIIFIILFVTFSFICLSYFGIIFFVKVSSSSDKKKMSSTCLSHLIVVTCYYFPVFVLSILTRLGVVLSLQERNGLIVGLFLGPPLVNPFVYCLRTKEIKYKILKLFTKC; translated from the coding sequence atgacttCGAACAACACTTCAATCAAAATAACAGAATTCATCATAAGTGGCTTTGATTCAGTTAATATGCCTGTGGCAGTTGGTGTGGTTATATTGATTGtgtatgttgtatgttgttTAGCCAATATCATAAACattctgtttattgtttatgaCAAGAAATTGCACAAACCAATGTATCTTCTGATTTGCAACCTTGCTGTGGTTGATATACTGTACACCTCCAGTGCCAGTCCAACAATGATTAGGACTCTAGTTGCTGGTGTTAAAACCATATCCTATGTGCCCTGcttaattcaaatgtttgctttcaaCTTCGGAGCAATAAAGGAGACGTTGGCTCTGTCAGTTATGGCATTTGATCGATTGCTTGCTATTAGTTGTCCTTTTCAGTACCACAGTTATTTAACAAATGGCCGGACTCTCGTCCTGATATTTATCTTGTGGGTAGTTGGCTGTTGTTTAACAGCTGTATTTCCTGCAACTGTGATTCCTCTCCCTCACTGCTATTCAGTGCTGAAATATGCTTTCTGTGACTATCCTGCATTAATACGAACCACTTGTGCTGACCATGAATACTATTTCAATATGATTGCAatcataatatttattattttatttgtgacttttagttttatttgccTGTCCTATTTTGGgatcatattttttgtaaaagtaTCCTCAAGTAGTGACAAAAAGAAGATGAGCAGCACTTGTTTGAGTCACTTAATTGTTGTAACATGTTATTACTTTCCAGTATTTGTCCTTTCTATCTTGACTAGATTAGGTGTGGTATTAAGTCTTCAGGAACGTAATGGCTTAATCGTCGGGTTGTTCCTTGGCCCACCCCTTGTAAACCCTTTTGTTTACTGTCTtagaacaaaagaaattaaatataaaatcttgaagctttttacaaaatgttga
- the LOC137129278 gene encoding olfactory receptor 4D11-like, with protein MALNKTSIRVTEFIIGGFDSLKMPMTVGVVILIVYVVAVLANIINILLILYNKKLHKPMYLLICNLAVVDILYTSSASPTMIGLLVAGVKTISYVPCLIQMFVFNLGTVMEMFALAVMAFDRLLAISCPFQYYNYLTNTRTLVLTYILWIAGCSLAAFCPATVIPLPHCYSVLMYAFCDYAAVIRTTCVDPNYYFNLIATITFFLLFFTFTFICVSYIGIIFFVKLSSNNDKIKMGSTCLNHLIVVTCYYCPIFVIAILTRLGVALTLEAHNGLLIGTILGPSVVNPFVYCLRTKEIKCKIISLFQKS; from the coding sequence ATGGCTTTAAACAAAACTTCAATTAGAGTAACAGAATTCATCATAGGTGGTTTTGATTCACTCAAAATGCCTATGACGGTTGGTGTTGTTATATTGATTGTCTATGTTGTAGCTGTTCTAGCCAATATTATAAACATCCTGTTAATTCTTTATAACAAGAAATTGCACAAACCAATGTATCTTCTGATTTGCAACCTTGCAGTTGTTGATATACTGTACACCTCCAGTGCCAGTCCTACAATGATTGGACTTCTAGTTGCTGGTGTTAAAACCATATCCTATGTGCCCTGcttaattcaaatgtttgttttcaacttGGGTACAGTAatggaaatgtttgctttagcaGTTATGGCATTTGATAGATTGCTTGCTATAAGTTGTCCCTTTCAGTACTATAACTATTTAACAAATACACGTACACTTGTCCTGACATATATCCTGTGGATTGCTGGCTGTAGTCTTGCAGCTTTTTGTCCTGCAACTGTGATTCCTCTCCCTCACTGCTATTCAGTGTTGATGTATGCTTTCTGTGATTATGCTGCTGTAATACGTACCACCTGTGTCGACCCTAACTATTATTTCAACCTGATCGCAACCATAaccttttttctcttatttttcacttttacttttatttgtgtatCCTATATTGGGATcatattttttgtgaaattatcctcaaacaatgacaaaatcaaAATGGGCAGCACTTGTTTAAATCACCTGATTGTGGTAACGTGTTATTACTGTCCAATATTTGTCATTGCTATTTTGACCAGGTTAGGTGTGGCATTAACTCTTGAAGCGCACAATGGCTTATTAATTGGTACTATCCTCGGACCGTCTGTAGTTAATCCTTTTGTGTACTGTCTtagaacaaaagaaattaaatgtaagaTCATCAGCTTGTTTCAAAAAAGTTGA
- the LOC137129271 gene encoding olfactory receptor 10G4-like: protein MTSNNTSIQVTEFIISGFDSVNMPVAVGVVILIVYVVGCLANIINILFIVYDKKLHKPMYLLICNLAVVDILYTSSASPTMIRTLVAGVKTISYVPCLIQMFAFNLGAVMEMFALAVMAFDRLLAISCPFQYHSYLTNGRTLILIFIWWVVGCCLAAVLPAIVTDLPHCYSVLKYAFCDYPAIIRTTCSDPEYYFNRIAITVFIILFFTFGFICLSYFGIIFFVKLSSSSDKKKMSSTCLSHLIVVTCYYCPVFVRSILTRLGVVLSLQERNGLIIGSFLGPPLVNPFVYCLRTKEIKYKILKIFTEH, encoded by the coding sequence atgacttCAAACAACACTTCAATCCAAGTAACAGAATTCATCATAAGTGGCTTTGATTCAGTTAATATGCCTGTGGCAGTTGGTGTGGTTATATTGATTGTGTATGTTGTAGGTTGTCTAGCCAATATCATAAACattctgtttattgtttatgaCAAGAAATTGCACAAACCAATGTATCTTCTGATTTGCAACCTTGCTGTGGTTGATATACTGTACACCTCCAGTGCCAGTCCAACAATGATTAGGACTCTAGTTGCTGGTGTTAAAACCATATCCTATGTGCCCTGcttaattcaaatgtttgctttcaaCTTGGGAGCAGTGATGGAGATGTTTGCTTTAGCAGTTATGGCATTTGATAGATTGCTTGCTATTAGTTGTCCTTTTCAGTACCACAGTTATTTAACAAATGGCCGGACTCTCATCCTGATATTTATCTGGTGGGTAGTTGGCTGTTGTTTAGCAGCTGTATTACCTGCAATTGTAACTGATCTGCCTCATTGCTATTCAGTGCTGAAATATGCTTTCTGTGACTATCCTGCTATAATACGAACCACTTGCTCTGACCCTGAATACTATTTTAATAGGATTGCAATcacagtatttattattttattttttacattcgGTTTTATTTGCCTGTCCTATTTTGGgatcatattttttgtaaaattatccTCAAGtagtgacaaaaagaaaatgagcagcaCTTGTTTGAGTCACTTAATTGTTGTAACATGTTATTACTGTCCAGTATTTGTCCGTTCTATCTTGACTAGATTAGGTGTGGTATTAAGTCTTCAGGAACGCAATGGCTTAATAATCGGGTCGTTCCTTGGCCCACCCCTTGTAAACCCTTTTGTGTACTGTCTtagaacaaaagaaattaaatataaaatcttgAAGATTTTTACAgaacactga
- the LOC137129269 gene encoding olfactory receptor 10G4-like, protein MTSNNTSIKITEFIISGFDSVNMPVAVGVVILIVYVVGCLANIINILFIVYDKKLHKPMYLLICNLAVVDILYTSSASPTMIRTLVTGVKTISYVPCLIQMFDFNFGAVMEMFALAVMAFDRLLAISCPFQYHSYLTNARTLILIFILWVVGCCLVAVLPAIVTHLPHCYSVLKYAFCDYPAIIRTTCSDIEYYFNMIAITVFIILFFTFGFICLSYFGIIFFVKVSSSSDKKKMSSTCLSHLIVVTCYYCPVFVRSILTRVGVVLSLQERNGLIIGSFLGPPLVNPFVYCLRTKEIKYKIFKLFTKH, encoded by the coding sequence atgactTCAAACAACACTTCAATCAAAATAACAGAATTCATCATAAGTGGCTTTGATTCAGTTAATATGCCTGTGGCAGTTGGTGTGGTTATATTGATTGTGTATGTTGTAGGTTGTCTAGCCAATATCATAAACattctgtttattgtttatgaCAAGAAATTGCACAAACCAATGTATCTTCTGATTTGCAACCTTGCTGTGGTTGATATACTGTACACCTCCAGTGCCAGTCCAACAATGATTAGGACTCTAGTTACTGGTGTTAAAACCATATCCTATGTGCCCTGcttaattcaaatgtttgatttcaaCTTCGGAGCAGTGATGGAGATGTTTGCTTTAGCAGTTATGGCATTTGATCGATTGCTTGCTATTAGTTGTCCTTTTCAGTACCACAGTTATTTAACAAATGCCCGGACTCTCATCCTGATATTTATCTTGTGGGTAGTTGGCTGTTGTTTAGTAGCTGTATTACCTGCAATTGTAACTCATCTGCCTCATTGCTATTCAGTGCTGAAATATGCTTTCTGTGACTATCCTGCCATAATACGAACAACTTGCTCTGACATTGAATACTATTTTAATATGATTGCAATcacagtatttattattttattttttacattcgGTTTTATTTGCCTGTCCTATTTTGGgatcatattttttgtaaaagtaTCCTCAAGtagtgacaaaaagaaaatgagcagcaCTTGTTTGAGTCACTTAATTGTTGTAACATGTTATTACTGTCCAGTATTTGTCCGTTCTATCTTGACTAGAGTAGGTGTGGTATTAAGTCTTCAGGAACGCAATGGCTTAATAATCGGGTCGTTCCTTGGCCCACCCCTTGTAAACCCTTTTGTGTACTGTCTtagaacaaaagaaattaaatataaaatcttcAAGCTTTTTACAAAACACTGA
- the LOC137129270 gene encoding olfactory receptor 10G4-like — protein sequence MTSNNTSIKITEFIISGFDSVNMPVAVGVVILIVYVVGCLANIINILFIVYDKKLHKPMYLLICNLAVVDILYTSSSSPTMIRTLVAGVKTISYVPCLIQMFAFNFGGVMEMLALSVMAFDRLLAISCPFQYHSYLTNGRTLILIFIMWVVGCCLVAVFPATVIPLPHCYSVLKYAFCDYPALIRTTCADPEYYFNMIAIIIFIILFLTFSFICLSYFGIIFFVKVSSSSDKKKMSSTCLSHLIVVTCYYCPVFVRSILTRLGVVLSLQERNGLIIGSFLGPPLVNPFVYCLRTKEIKYKILKIFTKH from the coding sequence atgacttCGAACAACACTTCAATCAAAATAACAGAATTCATCATAAGTGGCTTTGATTCAGTTAACATGCCTGTGGCAGTTGGTGTGGTTATATTGATTGTGTATGTTGTAGGTTGTCTAGCCAATATCATAAACattctgtttattgtttatgaCAAGAAATTGCACAAACCAATGTATCTTCTGATTTGCAACCTTGCTGTGGTTGATATACTGTACACCTCAAGTTCCAGTCCAACAATGATTAGGACTCTAGTTGCTGGTGTTAAAACCATATCCTATGTGCCCTGcttaattcaaatgtttgctttcaaCTTCGGAGGAGTAATGGAGATGTTGGCTCTGTCTGTTATGGCATTTGATCGATTGCTTGCTATTAGTTGTCCTTTTCAGTACCACAGTTATTTAACAAATGGCCGGACTCTCATCCTGATATTTATCATGTGGGTAGTTGGCTGTTGTTTAGTAGCTGTATTTCCTGCAACTGTGATTCCTCTCCCTCACTGCTATTCAGTGCTGAAATATGCTTTCTGTGACTATCCTGCATTAATACGAACCACTTGTGCTGACCCTGAATACTATTTTAATATGATTGCAatcataatatttattattttatttttgacttttagttttatttgcttGTCCTATTTTGGgatcatattttttgtaaaagtaTCCTCAAGtagtgacaaaaagaaaatgagcagcaCTTGTTTGAGTCACTTAATTGTTGTAACATGTTATTACTGTCCAGTATTTGTCCGTTCTATCTTGACTAGATTAGGTGTGGTATTAAGTCTTCAGGAACGCAATGGCTTAATAATCGGGTCGTTCCTTGGCCCACCCCTTGTAAACCCTTTTGTGTACTGTCTtagaacaaaagaaattaaatataaaatcttgAAGATTTTTACAAAACACTGA
- the LOC137129279 gene encoding olfactory receptor 4D11-like, giving the protein MTLNNATIKVREFIIGGFDSLKMPMTVGVVILIVYVVAVLANIINILLILYDKKLHKPMYLLICNLAVVDILYTSSASPTMIGLLVAGVKTISYVPCLIQMFVFNLGTVMEMFALAVMAFDRLLAISCPFQYYNYLTNTRTLVLTYSLWIAGCGLAAFCPATVIPLPHCYSVLMYAFCDYPALIRTTCADHNYYFNLIAAGTFFLLFFTFIFICLSYVGIIFFVKLSSNNDKIKMGSTCLNHLIVVICYYFPIFITAILTRIGVVLTFEARNGLIIGTILGPSVVNPFVYCLRTKEMKCKIMKMFQKS; this is encoded by the coding sequence ATGACTTTAAACAACGCAACAATTAAAGTTAGAGAATTTATCATAGGTGGTTTTGATTCACTCAAAATGCCTATGACGGTTGGTGTTGTTATATTGATTGTCTATGTTGTAGCTGTTCTAGCCAATATCATAAACATCCTGTTAATTCTTTATGACAAGAAATTACACAAACCAATGTATCTTCTGATTTGCAACCTTGCAGTTGTTGATATACTGTACACCTCCAGTGCCAGTCCTACAATGATCGGACTTCTAGTTGCTGGTGTTAAAACCATATCCTATGTGCCCTGcttaattcaaatgtttgttttcaacttGGGTACAGTAATGGAGATGTTTGCTTTAGCAGTTATGGCATTTGATAGATTGCTTGCTATAAGTTGTCCCTTTCAGTACTATAACTATTTAACAAATACACGTACACTTGTCCTGACATATAGCCTGTGGATTGCTGGCTGTGGTCTTGCAGCTTTTTGTCCTGCAACTGTGATTCCTCTCCCTCACTGCTATTCAGTGTTGATGTATGCTTTCTGTGATTATCCTGCCTTAATACGAACCACTTGTGCTGATCATAACTATTATTTTAATCTGATCGCGGCGGGAacattttttctcttatttttcacttttatttttatttgtctgtccTATGTTGGGATcatattttttgtgaaattatcctcaaacaatgacaaaatcaaAATGGGCAGCACTTGTTTGAATCACCTGATTGTGGTCATATGTTATTACTTCCCAATATTTATCACTGCTATTTTGACCAGGATAGGTGTGGTACTAACTTTTGAGGCACGTAATGGCTTAATAATTGGGACCATCCTCGGTCCATCTGTAGTTAATCCTTTTGTGTATTGTCTtagaacaaaagaaatgaaatgtaagATCATGAAGATGTTCCAAAAAAGTTGA
- the LOC137129272 gene encoding olfactory receptor 6C1-like, which translates to MTSQNTSFKLTEFIIGGFDTTNSPVVVGAVILIVYVIAVVANLVNIIVIIIDKKLHKPMYLLICNLAVVDILYTSSTSPTMIRVLFAGVKTVSYVPCLIQMFAFNLGGVMEMFALSVMAFDRLIAVSCPFHYHSYLTNARTLVLTYILWMVGFSFVSVFPVILIPLPHCYSELRYAFCDYASILRTTCVNPNYYFNLVAIIIFFLVFFTFIFICLSYVGIIFFVKLSSNNEKKKMGSTCLSHLIVVTCYYCPVFIISILTRLGVVLTLEARNGLIIGSILGPSLVNPFVYCLRTKEIKDKIVNMFKKS; encoded by the coding sequence atgacTTCACAAAATACTTCATTCAAACTAACCGAATTTATCATTGGGGGATTTGACACAACCAACAGTCCTGTGGTAGTCGGTGCGGTTATATTGATTGTCTATGTTATAGCTGTTGTAGCCAATCTAGTTAATATCATCGTCATTATTATTGacaaaaaactacacaaaccAATGTATCTTCTAATTTGTAACCTTGCAGTTGTTGATATACTGTACACCTCCAGTACTAGTCCAACAATGATTAGGGTTTTATTTGCGGGTGTTAAAACTGTATCCTATGTGCCTtgtttaattcaaatgtttgctttcaaCTTAGGAGGTGTGATGGAGATGTTTGCTCTATCGGTTATGGCATTTGATCGATTGATTGCTGTTAGTTGTCCTTTTCACTACCATAGTTATTTAACAAATGCACGTACCCTTGTCCTGACATATATCCTATGGATGGTTGGCTTTagctttgtctctgtttttcctgttatttTGATTCCTCTCCCTCACTGTTATTCAGAGCTGAGATATGCTTTTTGTGACTATGCCTCTATACTCAGAACCACTTGTGTCAACCCTAACTACTATTTCAATCTTGTAGCAatcataatattttttcttgtatttttcacattcatCTTTATTTGCCTGTCCTATGTTGGGattatattttttgtgaaattatCCTCAAATAacgagaaaaagaaaatgggcaGCACTTGTTTGAGTCATTTAATTGTTGTAACATGTTATTACTGTCCAGTATTTATCATCAGTATCTTGACCAGGTTAGGTGTAGTATTAACTCTTGAGGCTCGAAATGGCTTAATAATTGGGTCCATCCTCGGCCCATCTCTTGTAAATCCCTTTGTGTACTGTCTtagaacaaaagaaattaaagataaGATTGTAAATATGTTCAAGAAAAGCTGA
- the LOC137129264 gene encoding olfactory receptor 5AR1-like gives MSSQNTSIKVTEFIISGLDTSERPLVVGVVILLVFILSVTANIFNILVIIYDKKLHKPMYLLICNLAFVDIIYTSSTCPTLIRILIAGVKSISYAPCQVHMFAFHLGEVMEMLILAVMAFDRLLAVGRPFQYNSYLTNKHTFFVTFILWIVGCGFVAVLPAIVIPLPHCSTVLKYAFCSFPSIIRTTCIDPNYYFNLVAIISFFFIFFTFIFICLSYVGIILFVKLSSNNDKKKMGSTCFSHLISVTCYYCPTFIIIILTRLGLVLTLEARNGLVIGSILVPSVVNPFVYCLRTKEIKSRITSLYKNVKES, from the coding sequence ATGTCTTCACAGAATACTTCAATTAAAGTAACCGAATTTATTATAAGTGGTTTGGACACAAGTGAAAGGCCTTTGGTAGTTGGTGTGGTAATACTGCTTGTCTTTATTCTATCTGTAACAGCCAATATCTTTAATATTCTTGTCATTATTTACGACAAAAAATTGCACAAACCAATGTATCTTCTGATTTGTAATCTTGCTTTTGTTGATATAATATACACCTCCAGTACTTGTCCAACACTAATTAGGATTCTAATTGCTGGTGTTAAAAGTATATCATATGCGCCGTGCCAAGTTCATATGTTTGCTTTCCACTTAGGAGAGGTGATGGAGATGCTGATCTTAGCAGTTATGGCATTTGATCGATTGCTTGCTGTTGGTCGACCTTTTCAATACAACAGTTATTTGACAAATAAACATACTTTTTTCGTTACATTTATCCTGTGGATAGTTGGTTGTGGTTTTGTGGCTGTTTTACCTGCAATTGTGATTCCCCTCCCTCACTGCTCTACAGTGCTGAAATATGCTTTCTGTAGCTTTCCTTCTATAATCCGAACTACTTGTATTGACCCTAACTACTACTTCAATCTGGTTGCAatcatatcttttttttttatatttttcacttttattttcatttgcctTTCCTATGTTGGAATCATATTGTTTGTGAAATTATCctcaaacaatgacaaaaaaaaaatgggcaGCACTTGTTTCAGCCACTTGATTTCAGTCACATGTTATTACTGTCCAACATTTATCATCATAATCTTGACCAGGTTAGGTTTGGTTTTAACTCTTGAGGCTCGCAATGGTTTGGTAATTGGGTCTATCCTTGTTCCATCTGTTGTAAATCCTTTTGTGTACTGTCTTAGGACAAAAGAAATCAAAAGTAGAATTACTAGTCTATACAAAAATGTTAAGGAATCTTAG